A part of Camelus ferus isolate YT-003-E chromosome 6, BCGSAC_Cfer_1.0, whole genome shotgun sequence genomic DNA contains:
- the LOC116664453 gene encoding uncharacterized protein LOC116664453: protein MVLVWALLPKSSIFAEKVGRAGEEAQSQYGWSSGPITLLKGGELSSSARSGRQGAGVAQPHRDHAHRAPGLRWGCPPLVPGVRVKKKAKLFSWDQPPPSGWKPPVPTQPAAEVVILALAISLSPPAPTQGSFPSTSSTCDHSRKPHSHHPSDQLDNQGSLEQASPRLSSPGPAISRASPSEPGSGLQPGGVAWAGEPGVPATLPGQPTAHCPEMAWTKWPKCSYSMTVRTSCLPWPQAKGSNCGLALSPPRETSGKEVWPPELLGAAASSVMWGELALVMLPLPRLLQSRDSAGEH, encoded by the exons ATGGTCCTGGTGTGGGCTCTTCTTCCAAAGAGCAGCATATTCGCTGAGAAAGTTGGacgggctggggaggaggcacagAGCCAGTATGGGTGGTCATCGGGGCCGATCACACTTCTGAAAGGAGGTGAGCTCTCCAGCTCTGCCAGAAGTGGCCGGCAAGGAGCAGGAGTGGCCCAGCCCCACCGAGACCACGCCCACCGAGCCCCAGGCCTGCGCTGGGGCTGCCCACCCCTGGTCCCAGGGGTGAGAGTAAAGAAGAAGGCCAAG ctctTCTCCTGggaccagcccccaccctccgGATGGAAGCCTCCTGTTCCCACCCAGCCAGCAGCAGAAGTGGTCATCCTGGCACTGGCCATCAGTTTGAGTCCGCCCGCCCCAACCCAGGGCTCTTTCCCCAGCACCTCTTCAACCTGTGACCACTCCAGGAAGCCCCACTCCCACCATCCCTCTGACCAACTAGACAACCAGGGCTCCCTCGAACAGGCATCACCGAGACTCTCCTCACCCGGCCCAGCCATCTCGAGGGCCTCCCCTTCAGAACCAGGCTCTGGCCTGCAGCCAGGGGGTGTGGCCTGGGCTGGTGAGCCCGGGGTCCCGGCCACCCTGCCTGGGCAGCCAACAGCCCACTGTCCTGAAATGGCCTGGACCAAATGGCCCAAGTGCAGTTACTCAATGACAGTGAGGACAAGTTGTTTGCCATGGCCACAGGCCAAGGGCTCCAACTGTGGTCTCGCCTTGTCTCCGCCTCGAGAGACATCTGGGAAGGAGGTGTGGCCTCCCGAGCTCCTGGGGGCAGCTGCATCCTCAGTGATGTGGGGCGAGCTGGCCCTGGTcatgctgcccctccccaggcttcTCCAGTCAAGAGACTCCGCAGGTGAGCACTGA